A genomic window from Vigna radiata var. radiata cultivar VC1973A chromosome 2, Vradiata_ver6, whole genome shotgun sequence includes:
- the LOC106754330 gene encoding xyloglucan endotransglucosylase/hydrolase protein 31: MPSSLSSFLPMVVPVLFLLALSCMIYSGYAQGPPSPGYYPSSKISPISFNRGFKNLWGPQHQRIDQGSLTIWLDTSTGSGFKSLHSYKSGYFGAAIKLHPGYTAGVITSLYLSNNQDHPGNHDEIDIEFLGTTPDKPYVLQTNVYIRGSGDGNIIGREMRFHLWFDPTQDFHNYAVLWKPSELIFFVDDVPIRRYPRKSEATYPTRPMYVYGSIWDASSWATEGGKYKADYRYQPFIGRYKNFRLQGCTSESSASCHPPSASPSGFGSLSPQQFRAMQWVQTNYMVYNYCHDPRRDHNLIPEC, from the exons ATGCCATCATCACTATCCTCTTTCCTCCCAATGGTTGTTCCTGTTCTCTTCCTTCTTGCACTCTCATGTATGATTTATTCTGGTTATGCTCAGGGACCACCTTCACCTGGCTACTACCCCAGTTCCAAAATTAGTCCTATTAGCTTCAATCGAGGCTTTAAAAACCTTTGGGGACCTCAGCATCAGAGAATAGACCAAGGCTCATTGACAATATGGCTAGACACTAGCACTG GGAGTGGATTCAAGTCACTTCACTCTTACAAGTCTGGATACTTTGGTGCTGCAATTAAGCTTCATCCTGGTTACACTGCAGGAGTCATTACATCTCTCTAC CTTTCAAACAACCAAGACCACCCCGGAAACCATGATGAAATTGACATAGAGTTCCTTGGTACCACGCCGGACAAGCCATATGTCTTGCAGACAAATGTATACATCAGAGGAAGTGGAGATGGGAATATTATAGGAAGAGAAATGAGGTTTCATCTCTGGTTTGACCCAACACAGGATTTTCACAACTATGCAGTTCTATGGAAACCCTCTGAGTTAAT ATTTTTTGTGGATGATGTCCCAATAAGAAGGTATCCAAGGAAAAGTGAGGCCACATACCCTACAAGGCCAATGTATGTGTATGGGTCAATATGGGATGCATCTTCTTGGGCAACAGAGGGTGGAAAATACAAAGCTGATTACAGATACCAACCCTTCATTGGTAGGTACAAAAACTTCAGACTTCAAGGTTGCACCAGTGAAAGCTCTGCCTCATGCCACCCACCTTCTGCATCTCCTTCTGGCTTTGGAAGTCTGAGCCCTCAGCAGTTCAGGGCCATGCAATGGGTCCAAACCAACTACATGGTGTACAACTATTGCCATGATCCTAGGAGAGACCACAATCTGATCCCAGAATGCTAA
- the LOC106756625 gene encoding probable glucuronoxylan glucuronosyltransferase IRX7 encodes MALHKTPPNSRGYYVKMKLLHKHGRPHHQQEKNCFYKYYKWLLWLSLSLYFFTSYLISNNNHAKQPSHHQTTHVSRTLIESNKTAPSQSLHSLGSSSLNNLKVFVYDLPPKYNTDWLSNERCSKHLFASEVAIHRALLTSEFRTFDPYEADFFFVPVYVSCNFSTVNGFPAIGHARSLIASAVNLLSSEYPFWNRSRGSDHVFVASHDFGSCFHTLEDVAVADGVPEIMRNSIVLQTFGVVYDHPCQKVEHVVIPPYVSPESVQDTMDNSPVNGRRDIWVFFRGKMELHPKNVSGRFYSKKVRTMIWRKFNGDRRFYLQRHRFAGYQSEIARSVFCLCPLGWAPWSPRLVESVALGCVPVVIADGIRLPFLSAVKWSEISITVAERDVGRLAEILERVEATNLSTIQRNLWDPATRRALLFNSQVREGDATWQVLRALSEKLDRSYRGSRVSRQLDFDT; translated from the exons ATGGCTCTGCACAAAACACCCCCAAATAGCAGGGGGTACTATGTTAAGATGAAGCTCCTTCACAAACATGGAAGACCTCATCACCAGCAAGAAAAAAACTGCTTTTACAAATACTACAAATGGCTTCTATGGCTCTCTCTTTCCCTTTATTTCTTCACTTCCTACCTCATAAGCAACAACAACCACGCCAAACAACCCTCTCACCACCAAACAACTCATGTCTCCAGAACTCTCATTGAATCAAACAAGACAGCTCCTTCGCAATCTCTGCACTCTCTAG GGTCTTCGTCGCTGAACAACTTGAAGGTGTTTGTGTACGATCTTCCGCCCAAGTACAACACGGATTGGTTATCGAACGAGAGGTGTAGCAAGCATTTGTTCGCGTCGGAGGTTGCCATTCACAGGGCTCTGTTGACTAGCGAGTTCCGCACTTTTGACCCTTACGAAGCTGACTTTTTCTTCGTACCCGTTTACGTCTCTTGCAACTTCAGCACCGTCAATGGCTTTCCCGCGATTGGTCACGCGCGCTCCCTCATCGCTTCCGCTGTCAACCTCCTCTCCTCGGAGTACCCTTTCTGGAACCGGAGCAGGGGCTCCGACCACGTCTTCGTCGCCTCGCATGACTTCGGCTCGTGTTTCCACACGCTG GAGGACGTGGCGGTGGCTGATGGCGTCCCAGAAATCATGAGAAACTCGATCGTGTTGCAGACGTTTGGCGTTGTGTACGACCACCCATGTCAGAAGGTTGAGCACGTGGTGATTCCGCCGTACGTTTCGCCGGAAAGTGTCCAGGACACGATGGATAACTCTCCGGTGAACGGACGGCGAGATATTTGGGTTTTCTTCCGAGGGAAAATGGAACTTCATCCCAAGAACGTTAGTGGAAGATTTTACAGCAA GAAAGTGAGGACAATGATATGGCGAAAGTTCAACGGTGACCGGAGGTTTTACCTACAGAGACACAGGTTTGCCGGTTACCAGTCAGAGATTGCACGCTCGGTGTTTTGTCTGTGCCCTTTGGGGTGGGCCCCGTGGAGCCCGAGGCTGGTAGAGTCCGTTGCTCTGGGTTGCGTGCCGGTAGTTATAGCGGACGGTATCCGTCTGCCGTTTCTCTCCGCCGTGAAATGGTCGGAGATATCGATCACGGTGGCGGAGAGGGACGTCGGGAGACTGGCGGAGATACTGGAGCGCGTGGAGGCGACGAACCTGAGCACGATTCAAAGGAACCTGTGGGACCCGGCGACGAGAAGGGCGCTACTTTTTAACAGCCAGGTTCGGGAAGGGGATGCCACGTGGCAGGTGCTACGTGCTTTGAGCGAAAAGCTGGACAGGTCCTACAGGGGTTCGAGGGTTTCACGCCAATTGGATTTTGACACGTAA